The sequence below is a genomic window from Rhizobium sp. NXC14.
CCGTTGCGCGGCTCGCTGGTAACAAGCCGCTCGGTTTGTGGCGTCGTCGCAAAACCGGCGACCTGTGAAACCGGGCCGAGAAGGTTGACCAGATCGGTGATGTAGTAAGGCCCCATATCGAGCATCGGCCCGCCGCCCACCTCGTAATAGAAGGCCGGGTTCGGATGCCAGCGCTCGTGGCCCGGGCACATGAAGGTGGCCGAGCCGCCGACCAGCTGGCCGATGACACCCTGGTCGATCAGGGCGCGCGCCGTCTGGTGGCCGCCGCCGAGGAAGGTGTCGGGGGCGGCGCCGATCCGCAGATTGCGGGCGCGCGCGACCTCCGCCAATTTATTCCCTTCCGCGAAATTAATCCCGAGCGGCTTTTCCGAATAGGTATGCTTGCCGGCCTCGAGCGCCTGCAAGGCGACGGCGACATGGGCCTTCGGGATCGTCAGATTGACGATGATCTCGACCTTCGCGTCGGCGAAAAGCTCCTCGACTGTCTTGGCAGGAACGTTGAACTCACGCGCCTTGGCCTCGGCAAGATCCGGGTTCAGATCGGCGACGCCGCGGATGTCGAGAATGGGAAAGGATGCCATCGCCGTGAGATAGGCGCCCGAAATATTGCCGCATCCGATGATGCCGATACCGACCTTTTCCATGAATTCCTCCATATCTATCTTGATTGTGTCGCCCGTCAGAGCGCCGGCCCGGTGGTGCTCCAGGGCGATTCGTAGAGCTCGTAGAGCGCCACCGCTGCCGCGCCCTGTGCCCAGAAATCATCGCTCGAATCGTCGAAGACGAGTTCGCTCACCCCGCGCAGCGAAGGCGGAATGGCAAGCGCATAGGCGTCGCGCAGGCTGTTCAAGAAGGGTTCGCCGAGCGCCAGGCTGGAGCCGACCAGGATGACGCGGGGCGGCGCAAACAGCGTGACGATATTGGCGATGGTCAATCCCACCGCCTCGCCGGCGCGGATGGCGGCGCCGATCAGCCGGTCGTCGTCGGCCTTGATAAGCGCCTGTGCATGCGTCATGCCGCGCCCGAGACGGATCGCTTCGGCAAAACGCCCATCGGCCTGCTGTTCGCCGAGGATGGCGCTTTCGCCTGCCTGGCTGAAGAGCCGCACCACGCCCTGCGGTCCCATGCCGAGCACGAGGTCGCCGAGATTGTGGCTGAGGCCGCCGGCGCCGCGGAAGAGGCGGTTGCCGTGCAGGACGCCGAGCCCCAGCGTTTGTTCCAGCGAAATCAGTACCATATCCTCGAGGTCGCGGGCCTTTCCGAACCAGTGATGACCGAGCGTAATGGCATGGGCGTCGCTTTCGACGATGGTCGGCGTTGCAAGCCGCGCCGACATCTCCGCGGCGAAATCGACATTGATGTCGCGAAAGATCGGGCTGCTTCTGACATAGCCGGTGCGGTGTTCGATGACGCCGGGAAAGCCGAGGCAGATGCTGTCGACATCCTCCAGCGAAAGCCCGGCATCGACGACGCAACGCCTCACGCCGTCCTCGACCAGATCGGCGATCACCCCGATCGGCTGCCGGTCGATGCGGATCGGCAGGGCGAGCTTCGACAGCACGTCGCCGCGGAAATTGGTGACGACGAAGACCATCCGGTTGGCGGCGATCTTGCCGCCGACCACGCGGGCGGCATCCGGATTGAGTTCCAGCGCCACGCGCGGCCGTCCACGCACCGCCTCATTGCGGATATCGCCTTCGTGGCGCGGCAGGATCAGCCCGTCGTCGAGCAGCGAGGCGGTGATGGCGGACACGGTGGTGGTGGAAAGTTCCGTCCGCTCGCTGATCTCGATGCGCGAGATCGGGCCATGGCGCCTGATGGTATCGAGCACGTTCAAGCGGTTGATCGCGCGCATCAATTCTGGATCTGCAGTCTTCATGAAAATGTGCCGGCAGTCGTTTGGTTGGCTGAAGCCAATATTTATAACGGGCTACGAATTAAATAGCGGGCAATTCCACGGAGCTGTCAAGCGAATTTGGCAAAAATTAATGCATTGGGTTGACATCCGGCACAAGGTCCGCTGAATTAATCCGCATTGGGGAAAAATTGTGAGGATAGGTCCGCTGGGAGGAAAATCATGAATTTTATGCTGAAGAACGCCGCTTTCGGCGGCAGGCGCATCGCATCCATGGCCGCGGCAGCCGGCATGTTGCTGGTCGGAGCAGGAGCTGCCTCGGCGACGACGGTGGTCAAGTGGCTGCATCTCGAAACCGATCCGAAGAACGTCGCCGCCTGGGAAGACATCGTCAAGAAATACGAAGACCGGCATCCCGACGTCGACATCCAGATGCAGTTTCTCGAAAACGAGGCCTTCAAGGCCAAGCTTCCCACGCTGCTGCAGTCTGACGACGTGCCGGATTTCTTTTTCAGCTGGGGCGGCGGCGTCCTGAAGCAGCAGTCCGAGACCGGCGCGCTGCAGGATGTGACGGCAGCACTCGATGCCGATGGCGGCAAGCTGCGCAAGGCCTACACGCCCGCCTCGGTCGACGGCCTGACCTTCGACGGCAAGACCTGGGCGATCCCCTACAAGGTCGGCCTGGTGAGCTTCTTCTATAACA
It includes:
- a CDS encoding Gfo/Idh/MocA family oxidoreductase, giving the protein MEKVGIGIIGCGNISGAYLTAMASFPILDIRGVADLNPDLAEAKAREFNVPAKTVEELFADAKVEIIVNLTIPKAHVAVALQALEAGKHTYSEKPLGINFAEGNKLAEVARARNLRIGAAPDTFLGGGHQTARALIDQGVIGQLVGGSATFMCPGHERWHPNPAFYYEVGGGPMLDMGPYYITDLVNLLGPVSQVAGFATTPQTERLVTSEPRNGERIPVHVPTHVAGMMAFANGAVVQVVMSFDVAGHKHVPLEVYGTEGTLIVPDPNKFGGPVEYLKKGGAFEDQPVTAPYAEGNFRSLGVADMAHAIRSNRPHRANGDLALHVLEVMEAFHTASETGRTVTITTAVERPAPLSESIVDGRLTK
- a CDS encoding ROK family transcriptional regulator, with translation MKTADPELMRAINRLNVLDTIRRHGPISRIEISERTELSTTTVSAITASLLDDGLILPRHEGDIRNEAVRGRPRVALELNPDAARVVGGKIAANRMVFVVTNFRGDVLSKLALPIRIDRQPIGVIADLVEDGVRRCVVDAGLSLEDVDSICLGFPGVIEHRTGYVRSSPIFRDINVDFAAEMSARLATPTIVESDAHAITLGHHWFGKARDLEDMVLISLEQTLGLGVLHGNRLFRGAGGLSHNLGDLVLGMGPQGVVRLFSQAGESAILGEQQADGRFAEAIRLGRGMTHAQALIKADDDRLIGAAIRAGEAVGLTIANIVTLFAPPRVILVGSSLALGEPFLNSLRDAYALAIPPSLRGVSELVFDDSSDDFWAQGAAAVALYELYESPWSTTGPAL